The following DNA comes from Enterocloster bolteae.
CTGCTTCTGACACCAATCCTTCTTCCTATGTGCCAGTCTGTGGGAATTGACCCGGTGCACCTTGGACTTCTCATGTGTGTCATTGTAACCATGGGAGTAAACACACCGCCTGTGGGTATGAGTATGTATACGGTTAATACAATCCTGGATTGTTCCCTGCAGGAGTATACTAAATCCATGATTCCATTCCTGGCTGCAATTCTTTTAGCCATTGGGTTGCTTGCATTTTTGCCGGATGTTGTTTTATTTCTGCCTCGCCTGTTGTATTAAAATGGTTTAAAACAGAAAGGAATGTATTTGCATGAAAAATATAAGGGATTGTTTTGTTTTAAACAATGGGGTTAAGATTCCTTGTGTGGGCTACGGCACATGGAGAACCCCGGATGGCATTGATACGGTTCAGGCTGTCAGGGAAGCAATTGGCTGCGGATACCGGCATATTGATACAGCCCAGCTTTATGGAAATGAAGAAAGCGTCGGAAAGGGTATTAAGGAATCCGGTCTTAACAGAAGCGAGCTGTTTGTCACCACGAAGCTGAAGAATACGGACCAGGGCTACGACAGTACCCTCAGGGCATTCGAGGGAAGCATGAAGCGCCTGGGATTGGATTACCTTGATCTATATTTAATCCACTGGCCTGTACCGGCTGTCTTTAAGGATGACTGGAAACAGGTCAGCAGGGACACATGGCGGGCCTTTGAACGCCTGTATGGGGAAGGATTGGTCCGTTCCATCGGGCTGAGTAATTTCCTGCCCCACCATATAGACAATATTGAGGTTTCAGCCCATATAAAGCCAAGTGTGGACCAGCTGGAAATCCATCCTTTCTTCACGCAGAAAGAAACCGCTGCCTACTGCCGCAGAAAAGGTATACAGGTTCAGGCATGGATCCCTCTGGGCCATGGAACCATCCTGGATAATCCTGTTATAAAGGAAATCGGACTGAGGTATCATAAGACTGCCGCGCAGACAGCTCTGCGGTGGGAGCTCCAGCAGGATATCCTGCCGATTCCCAAGTCTCTGAATCCGGAAAGAATGGCCCAGAACGCAGATATATTCGATTTTAACCTGACACAGGAGGAATGCCTGCGGATAACAGGACTTGGAGAAACAGGAAGGACTGGTCCTGATCCTGACAACATTGATTTTTGATATGAAGGTTAATTTATGTTGCTGTCTTCTTTAGCACATCCATGGATTGTAAAAAGGGATACCACTCAAGTGTAGTATCCCTTCTTATTTCTGCGGCAGCCTACGCCATCGAGATAGGCCCGCCTCTCATCTTGCCCGCCGTACAGATGCGGTTGATTGCCACCATATAGGCTCCCATGCGCATGGTCACCTTGTTATCCCTGGACATGGCATCCACTTCATCATAGGCTTTGTTCATGATTTTCTTCAGTGTCCTGTTCACTTCATCCAAATCCCAGGCCATGCTTTGGATGTTCTGTACCCACTCAAAATAGGATACAACCACTCCCCCTGCATTGGCCAGGATATCCGGTACAACCACTATGCCCTTCTCCTCCAGTATCTTATCTGCTTCCACTGTAGTAGGGCCGTTGGCAGCTTCTATAATCACCTTTGCCTGGACCCCTGCTGCGTTTTCCCCGGTAATCTGGTTCTCCAGCGCAGCAGGAATCAGCACGTCACAGCAGCAGGTAATGACCTCATCATTGGATATGTGCTTTACATCATCTGATACGTAATCAATCAGCGCCTTTGTCTTGTCGGACAGGTATGTCCTGATTGCAGGAATATCCAGACCGTTTTCATTATACACGCCGCCGGAGTAATCGCTGACCGCCACAATCTTACACCCCTTATCATATAGAATCTGGGCTGCGGTACCTCCTACATTTCCCATACCCTGGATGGCATAGGCGGAGTTTTCATAGCTCATGCCCAGATGCTCCAGGCACTGGCGGGTAATGATGGTCACACCTCTTCCTGTTGCCTCTGTCCTCCCGATGGATCCGCCGATCTCAATGGGTTTTCCTGTGACCACACCAGGAACGCTGTGGCCTTTGAACATGCTGTATGTATCCATAATCCAGCCCATCACCTCGCCGTTGGTATTCACATCCGGAGCAGGTATGTCCTGGTCAGGCCCTATAATAGGCAGTATCCTGGTGGTATATCTCCTGGTAAGACGAATCAGCTCATCCCTGGACAGCTTGGAAGGGTCCACCTTGATTCCGCCCTTGGCCCCGCCGTAGGGGATATTGACTATAGCACATTTAAATGACATCCAGGCCGCCAAAGCCTTTACCTCGTCCAAATCCGAGTTCTGATGGAAACGGATTCCCCCTTTATAAGGTCCTCTTGCGCTGTTGTGCTGTACCCGGTAGCCTTCAAATACCTTCATCTCACCATTGTCCATCCTTACAGGAATGGATACAATCATCTCACGCTCCGGATAACGCAGGGTTATATAATCTGCCTCCTTTAATCCAAGCCTGGATGCCGCCTCATCCAGTACAGCCAGCATATTTTCGTATGGATTATACTTGTTCTTATTCATGACCTGCCTCCCATAAAATTGTTTATTTGTATACCTTCTGCTTCAAACGCGTCTCTGATTCTGCTGACAAAGGCCAATGCCTTTGCCCCGTCACCGTGGACGCAGAGCGTATCTCCTTTTATATCCAGTTCTTTTCCGCTGACGGATGTGACCTTTCCCTCTTTTATCATTTTGACACACCGCCTGATGGCCTCATCCTCATCTGTAATCATGGCTCCATCCATCCCTCTGGGAACCAGAGACAAATCATCCATGTAGGCCCGGTCCGCAAATATTTCCGACAGTGCTTCCAGCCCCATTTTTTCAGCCTCGTCCCCCAAAACTGCTCCTGCACAGTAAAAAATACGTATGGACGGGTCTATCTCATATACTGCTTCGCATATGGCCCTGGATACGTCCCTGTCATACTGGCACAGATTTCCCAGCGCACCGTGGGGAGCCACATGCTGGAGCTTCATGCCATAGCTGGCAGTGAAGGCCATAAGCGCGCCCACCTGATATTTTATATAGTTCTTAACTTCAGAAGGCTTCAGAACCATCTTGCGTCTGCCGAATCCCATAAGATCCGGATAACCCGGATGGGCACCCACAGCCACCTTTCTCTCCGCGGCTTTTTTGACCACCTTATCCATGACCATGGGATCCCCTCCATGCCAGCCGCAGGCAACATTAGCCGTTGTGACATACTTTATGATTTCGTCATCATTTCCAATGGAATATGCCCCAAAGCTCTCCCCCATATCACTGTTTAAATCAATCTGATACATGTTCCGCCTCCTCAATGACTCTGCCCTTACTGTATTTCCGGGCTGTTTTCCATGACGGTTTTCCCCTGACTGCGTTCCAACTGACCATGGGAGCCTAACTGTGTTCCTCCACCTTCACCTGAAAGGAAGTCCCTCCCACCTTTACCTGAAACAATCTGGGCGGACGATATGCCACAGGTGTCTCAAACTTTGCCTTAAGCATTTCCATTTCCCGGTAATAATCCGCATAAGCCTGCTGTGCCTGCATGATGTCTACCGGTATGAACCGTATCTCGTCGCCGGCTTTGCACTGCCCGATTGCAGGCAGATCCGCAGTTATAACCGTGGCAATCTTTGTATAGCCGCCAATAGACTGGCAGTCTGCCATCATCACAATGGGCTGTCCCGATGTGGGTACCTGGATGGCTCCCATAACAATACCGTCTGAAATGATATTACCATCTGCCACATGCTCCGGACAGGGACCTGTAAGCCTGTAACCCATGCGGTCCGAATCCCCGGTTACCTTATATGTCCCATGGAAGAAATCCTCCAGGCCTTTACCGGTGAAACAGTCATCCTGAGGCCCTGCAATCACCCGAATCTGGCGGCACCCCGGTTCACTGTGTTCTGCCAGCATCCATCTTGCGGGCAGGTTCTCTATGGTACTCATGTTCTGACGGAG
Coding sequences within:
- a CDS encoding aldo/keto reductase, coding for MKNIRDCFVLNNGVKIPCVGYGTWRTPDGIDTVQAVREAIGCGYRHIDTAQLYGNEESVGKGIKESGLNRSELFVTTKLKNTDQGYDSTLRAFEGSMKRLGLDYLDLYLIHWPVPAVFKDDWKQVSRDTWRAFERLYGEGLVRSIGLSNFLPHHIDNIEVSAHIKPSVDQLEIHPFFTQKETAAYCRRKGIQVQAWIPLGHGTILDNPVIKEIGLRYHKTAAQTALRWELQQDILPIPKSLNPERMAQNADIFDFNLTQEECLRITGLGETGRTGPDPDNIDF
- a CDS encoding Glu/Leu/Phe/Val family dehydrogenase, yielding MNKNKYNPYENMLAVLDEAASRLGLKEADYITLRYPEREMIVSIPVRMDNGEMKVFEGYRVQHNSARGPYKGGIRFHQNSDLDEVKALAAWMSFKCAIVNIPYGGAKGGIKVDPSKLSRDELIRLTRRYTTRILPIIGPDQDIPAPDVNTNGEVMGWIMDTYSMFKGHSVPGVVTGKPIEIGGSIGRTEATGRGVTIITRQCLEHLGMSYENSAYAIQGMGNVGGTAAQILYDKGCKIVAVSDYSGGVYNENGLDIPAIRTYLSDKTKALIDYVSDDVKHISNDEVITCCCDVLIPAALENQITGENAAGVQAKVIIEAANGPTTVEADKILEEKGIVVVPDILANAGGVVVSYFEWVQNIQSMAWDLDEVNRTLKKIMNKAYDEVDAMSRDNKVTMRMGAYMVAINRICTAGKMRGGPISMA
- a CDS encoding LamB/YcsF family protein, producing MYQIDLNSDMGESFGAYSIGNDDEIIKYVTTANVACGWHGGDPMVMDKVVKKAAERKVAVGAHPGYPDLMGFGRRKMVLKPSEVKNYIKYQVGALMAFTASYGMKLQHVAPHGALGNLCQYDRDVSRAICEAVYEIDPSIRIFYCAGAVLGDEAEKMGLEALSEIFADRAYMDDLSLVPRGMDGAMITDEDEAIRRCVKMIKEGKVTSVSGKELDIKGDTLCVHGDGAKALAFVSRIRDAFEAEGIQINNFMGGRS
- a CDS encoding biotin-dependent carboxyltransferase family protein codes for the protein MGMVIVNPGIYTTVQDEGRFGYEQFGVSPAGPMDRRSFHIANLLVGNDIGEAELEMTIMGAEIRFTGPAVIALTGADMSPLLNEAPVCMYRAFPVGAGDVLRMQSVSGGCRTYLAAAGGLDIPVVMGSRSTLVKNGIGGYQGRPLKKGDAIGLRQNMSTIENLPARWMLAEHSEPGCRQIRVIAGPQDDCFTGKGLEDFFHGTYKVTGDSDRMGYRLTGPCPEHVADGNIISDGIVMGAIQVPTSGQPIVMMADCQSIGGYTKIATVITADLPAIGQCKAGDEIRFIPVDIMQAQQAYADYYREMEMLKAKFETPVAYRPPRLFQVKVGGTSFQVKVEEHS